The genomic stretch ATGTTGGTGATCGTGAACAGGTGATTGAAGACCACCCCTGCCCGATCCCAGAGTTCACGATGGTAATCGGCCTCAAGAGCCGCCTGCGATCCGGGAAGGCTGGCGCCGAGCGGGTTGTAGACCAAGTTCAGGACAAGTCCCGAGCCGTCTACCCCGTAGCCAAGTGCATTCAGACGCCTCAGGGCCTCCATGGACTTCTCGTAGACACCGGGTCCCCTCTGCGCATCGACGTTCTCGGCGGTGTAGCAGGGAAGGCTCGCTACGATCTCGACCTTGTTCTCGGCGAGGAAAGCGGGCAGATCCTCCATGCCGTCCACCAGCATGACCGTGAGGTTGGAACGATCGATGACATGTACTCCGCGCCTCGTCAGCTCCTCGACGAGGAAGCGAAACGAGGGGCACAACTCGGGTGCTCCACCGGTGATGTCCACGGTCTTCGGCACAACCTCGTCAACCAAGTCGAGCACGAGACGGGCAGTCTCCTCGCTCATGGTCTCGGTGCGTGCCGGGCCGGCCTCGACATGGCAGTGGATGCAGGACTGGTTGCACAGGTGCCCCACGTTGACCTGAACCGTGTCCAGCGAGGTGCGCGAAAGTGAGACATCGAGATCCGCGACTATCTCATCGAACGTGGTCGTCTTGTTCTGCCCTTTGTCAGCTGATATGCACATGGCGCTATGAAACCTTCCTGTCAATGTAGTGTCCAAAACGGTCATGTGCGGAGCACAGCAGGATGCTGGCCCGGTCCGGATCCCATCCGTTTTCGAAGCCTTCCTTCGCGCGAGCAACAAGTATGCGTGCCATAAAGAGGACGTGATCTCCGGCATCGATCCGCTGCTCGACCGCGCACTCGATCCACGCGCGGGCCCCTGACAGCCGTGGAGGGGACACGCAGCTCGCTTCCTCGGTGACAAGACCGGCGAGTTCGATCTTGTCGGCACCATGACCGGAGACGTTTCCGCAGACCTCGACGGCCTTCTGCATGGATGTGTCCGCGACGTTGATGACGAATTGGCCGCTCTCCTCGATAAGAGTATGCGTGCGGCTCTTCGGACGAACGCTGATACCCACGAGAGGTGGCGTGTGCGACAGCGGCGTCACCCACGCCACAGCACTCACATCGGGCCGGCCGAGCGCATCGCATGTGGTGATGAGATATACCGGACGCGGATGCAGCAGCGCTGCGATGTCTCGTCCGCCTATGAGTTTCGAAGACTGCAAGCCGGCGGTTCCTTTCCTTACGTGAGAGGAGACAGGTAGATCTTGTTGCGAGAATCCGATATCGCCTTTTTGCCGAGTTCCTCGAGTCCGCGGATGAGTTCGGGCATCCGGGCAACCGGGATACCCATGAACATGAGATCGTCGGAGACATCAGAACTTGCACGGCACCCGTAGCAGCCAAGCGAAATGTTGAGTTCACCGGTCGTGTACGGATATAGCGTCGTCTCGACGCACTGGGCGTTGTAGCCGCTGACATGGAAGTCGAATCTCTTGCCCGTGAAGAAGGATGCAGACATGGCGAGCCACATCATCTGCTCGGGCTGGGCGATAACAGCAATGACATCGGCGGGGTACACAGCATTCGTCAGCGGCGAGACCAAGGTGGCCGCAATCGAACGCGGCTCCAAGTGCGGGCGCTCGGCGCACATCTGCTTCGCAGCCTCGATCGAGGCGAGTTTCTTGAACAGGATGTAGAGCTCCCCGCTCGCGAGTTTGGGCGGTATCTCGGTAAGTCCCAGAATTGCGGTGCCGTCGGGACATGCGTGGCACTTCGCAGACATGAGGAAGGATGCTCCCCGCCTGGCGGCCATGAGCGACTGGCAGTAGCGCAGGCGCTCCTTGGGAGCGGGCACATCCGGCATCGGCGAGCCTTCGGGAATCAGGCTGATCGCCACAGGACTCCAACGCAGTCTCAGCACGCGGGAAAGCGTTTCGGCCCAGGAACGGTAGGTGGCTGCGGTCTCCTCGGCAAGCGGAGGGGCGAACGTGCGAGCCTGCTCGGCGGAGCCACCGGCATCGGAGGTCTCAGTGACGTGGAGCGCTCCGACCGGGCACTGACCCACGCACGTGTCGCACGCCCAACACTCCTCGGGCCGCGCAGCCACAGGCAGGGTGCGCCCGTCGATCTCCTCCATGTCGAAGACGCTTACCGGACAGAACGCCTCACACAACCCACACCCTGTGCAGCGTGCGATATCGAGTTCAATTGCGGGCATCAGATGCACTCCTGCCTTTCGCAGCAAGAAACGGTGGTCATCGAAGCGTTGGTCTCGGCGACAGCCCTACCCCAGGTGGGGTGAAGGCGCGTGCCGCACGTGTTGGTGAGCTGGTAGGAGCAAAACGGAATAAGCCTGCCGTCCTCCATAGCCACAGACATGGAACACTCCCTGATGCGGGCGAGGTCGAAGTTCATGACATCCATGTAGTTCATCACGACGACGGAGAGTCCGCCCTGCGAGGAAAGACCCTTCTTGGCGAGCAGATCGTAGAAGACAGACCCTTGCGGACTCGCGGGGTCATAGTCTTCGACGTACTCGTCCACCGACAACATGCGCGTCACGGGGAGGAATGTCCCGTCCTCCGGAACCAGAAGTGTACCCGTCGTGCATAGAGGATGCGAGGTGCTCAAGGGCCACAGGTCGTAGGGCTCGAGCAGCCCATGGCTTTGCTCGGCGAGCATGAAGACGACATCACCCATGTTGATGGGGACGACCTCTTCGGGCTCAAACCTGCCCGACGTGAATGCGGGCTGGAAAGCAACTCCGACGACCACGTCCGCATTCGCGAGGGCGAAGTCGAGCACGGCCCCCACCTGGTCATGGTTGACGCCGAAGACGACGGCCATAGCCAGCACGACCTGCACACCAGCCTCGCGGCATCGCTCGATTGCTGCGAGCTTGGTGGAGAGGAGCGCACGTCCGCGAATCGTCTCGTAGACGTCGTCGGTGAGTCCGTCGAACTGCAGGTAGACGCCGCTAATACCGGAGTCCCTCAGACTCTCGATGTAGCCCGGCTCGGCGGCGATCCTGACGCCGTTGCTGTTCACCTCAATGGCCTCAAAACCAATGTGCCGACCCATCCTCACAATCTCGGCGAGTTCGTCGCGGACCGTGGGCTCGCCGCCTGTGAGCTGGATGCTCGTCTCCGGTCCGGTTCGGGCCATAGCACCCGCGAACATCGAGCGAAGCGTCTCCATACTGGGGTCGGCAGGGGCTACCCCGGCCGAGACGAAACAGACAGGGCATCTCAGGTTGCACCGCTGCGTGACCTCGATCTCCACCAAAGTGGAGTGGCGCGCATGCGAGGTGCACAGCCCGCAACCGGTTGGACACGGCCGGGTCTGTGGTTGCACAACCCTCGGTGCGACGCCGGGCAACGCAAACCCTTCCACCCAGCGATAGTGCTTCACATCCGGCCATAGGTAGACATCGAAAGACCCGTGCTCGGGACACGATTTCTTCAGATACACGCGGCCATCGCGCTCGACCACGCTTGCTTGGACAACGGTGAGACACACCGGGCACAGGCTCTTGGTGACAGAGATGGTCGTCTCGCCTTGAATGTCTCGCACAGCAGCCGTCTCCATGTCCTATCCCACCTGATCGCACAAAGGACTCGAATCGGCCACGAGGGCGAGATCCTTTGAGAAGAGGTACATCATCTCATCGTCGGTCAGCACGGCGGAACAACTCGCAAGGAGTTCGGCTGCCTTGAGTTCTTCGGGCGTGTTCGCGTTCACGAAAACTGAAAGATCCATGCCAAGTCCGTCGAGCAGATCGGCGCCGTACGTCACCATGTTCACGTTCGGGTACCAGGAGTCCGCTCGCTTCCTGCCTTCGCCAAGTGCGTCTCGCACGGCATCCCGGCAGACGTCCTTTCGGTACACCGCGTGGAACGGCTCATGCCCGGATGCCGTGAGGGGAACAACGGCATCCGCACCCGTCCGGCACATCAGCTGCAACTCAGCTATGAGCAGCGACGAACTCACAAAGGCCATGTCACACGCAAGCACACAGACCAACTCGTGATGAGCGACGGAAAACGCCGTGAAAAGACCACCCAAGGCTCCGCGCCCGGGGAGGAGATCGGGGAACACCTTTAGCCCCAGGTAGGCGAAGCTCTCGGGTGAGTTGCTGGTGATGAGGATCTCGTCGGCAACCGGCGATACCCGCTCGATCACCCGCTCGATCATCGGGCGCCCGAGGAACGGCACCAAGGCCTTGTCCGTGCCCATGCGACGCGACTCGCCCCCGGCCTGAATCACCACGCTCACGCGTGAGCAGTCTCTCCCGCAGCCCGGACCACAGTTGCGTGCTTTGCGCGCGCTCACCGGTCCTGCATCTCCCTCGGGTCGTGCTCCGAGTTAGGAGGCGTCGAGATCACGACACCGTGGACATCGAGCCACCAAAGCGTATGCCTAGGAACGTGCAACGCGGGCTGGTGCGCTCCCGCGTAGCCCAGCGCACGGATGAGTGACGCCGCATGCGCGAGATCGGTCGTGTCGTCGATGTCGGCTACCGGCCCGAGACATGCCACAGGTATATTCTTCTCGGCGGCCTTGGCGATGTAGCCGTCCAGCGCTGCTCTGCCCATCAGGTTGTAGTAGACGCCTGTGGAATCCATAGGAGTCGTGTCGGTATAGCCGATGAGGGAAACGCCGCATTCCTGGCAGGGTGCCTGGACGAATCCCCCCACTTCCGAGTAGGACGAGAAGTAGTCGAGCCACTGGAATGCCGAGACGATATGGCTCGGGGGCATCTGCGGCAAGTCCCCGCCCACCGCCACGACCGAGGAATAGCCGGCGGCGAACAGCTGGGCGAATGCATCGTCGAAATGCTCGTCGAATGTCTTGCCCGAATCGATCATGTAGTTGATTGGCGCGGGCCACGGGCCGCCCTCATCGAAGACCTTCTCAAGGTGCGGCTGGTGTTCTGCGGGGCTGGTGCTCACGAAGAGGTCGTAACGGCGTTGTGCGCCGTCCGTCTCGGCGGCTGCGGCCGCGGAGAGATCGGCAAGTGCCGCGAAAGAGATCTCGGCCATGTCCAGCAGGCAGTGCTTGAAGAAGTCTGCAGCCTCTTCGGGCGTGAAGATCCCGCCCCGCGCCTCGGTGAGCCTGGTCTTCACGACCCCGGGCAGCGGGGCCTTGGCGAAGAGCAGCAGGGCGTGTTTCTTGTCAGGCATAGTGATATTCGCATCCTTCGCTTCTGGTGGCCGTCTTCTTGTCATGTGTAACGGGAAAGATTCTGCAAGGGATCCCATTGTAAGTCCATGTGCCGATGAGAGGATCGGAGCCGTCGAGGTCGGAGTTGGTGAGCACGTTGGCGTTTGAGATCCACGCTCCCCCGAGGTCTGGTTCCACCGGTGGAGCGTCGGGGTACCACCATCCGTACTCCGTGCTGACGACATCCGATGTCATCTCGGTGATCTTCGCCAGGAAGCGTGCCTTGCCGCGCCCGGTTTCCACCTCGATCGCATCACCGTCGGAGATCTCGTAGCGCTTCGCAGTCGTTGCGTTCATCTCGGCGAGAGGGTTGGTATGGAGTTTCGAAAGCGAGGCGATCTGATGATATGAAGAAGCATAGAAAGGCTGCTTGCGCGCTCCAGTGATCAGGGTGAGCGGGAAGCTCTGGTTCACGTCGAGCGTGGGCTTCGGGGTGGGCAGCGGTTCATAGCCGAGCGCCTCGAGAGTGTCGGAATACAGCTCGACCTTGCCGCTCGCTGTTGCGAATCCGCACCTGTCTCCCGTAGCGGGATCGACGTCGTCGTGCTTGAAGTATCCCGGCGCGACGTGATAGAGGCCCGTTCGACAGAACTCCGCGAAGGTTGTGCCTGCCGAGACAAGCGTGGCCGAGATGCTGTCGGCTTGCGTCTCCCAAGGCCAGAACTCGTCTTGGCCGAGGCGAAGGCCCAGCTCTCTCCAGAAGAAGTAGTCGGCCTTTCGCTCGTAGTAGGGCGCGACCGCCGCGTCACCCCCATACGCGATGTTGGACGTACCGGCGTGAGTCTGGAAGAGCGGGCGCTCGAGACCACCGGCCGCCGGAAGAATGTAGTCAGCAAGCATCGCAGTCGAGGTCTTGTAGTACTCAAGCGCCACCAGGAGATCCAGACCCGAAAGTGCGGCGTGAATCTTATCCGTATCGGCCTGCGTCAGCAAAGGATTCGACCCCATGACGATCATCGCCCGCACGGGATACGGGTCGCCCTCGAGCATCGCCCGCCATACGAGATCGGGATGAGCGGAGGTGAGGTAGCGCATCGGAAGACGCTTTCCCGCACGCATCGTGAGTTCGTTCACGCGGTCGTAGCCTTCCGGCGTCTGCAGAATTAGCTGCCCGCTGTTCAGATGGGCATCTCGGCAGGACTGCGACATGAGGTCGGAAAGCTCCAGATCGACCTCGGGCGTAAAGTCGGGCATCTCGGCCACGACCGAGGACCCGGGGCGGTCGACATTCCCGGTGATCGCGCGCAGGATCGCAAGCGCGCGATGGGTGGGCGGCGTGTTCGGGCCGAGCTGGTCGATACCCCGGCCGGAGACCAGCGCCGACGCGGGGCTTTCTGCGAAGATGCGGGCCGCACGCTCGATGTCGGAAGCGGCAACACCGGTGACGTACGAGACAGCGGCGGGAGTGAAGGGCGCCACATGGGCGCGCAGCTCTTCAAAGCCGTGGCACCACTCCTCCACAAACGGGCGGTCGAAGAGGTTCTCGGCGATGATGACATGGATGAGCCCGAGCGCGAGCGTGCAATCGGTGCCCGGCCAGGGGGCCAGCCACAGATCCGCGCGCATGGCCGTGCGAGTCTTCCTGGGATCGACCACGATCAGCGGCTTCTCCCCCGCCGAGAACTCGCGGATCGCCCGCCAGAACGCCGAGTTGTCGGACTCGGCAGGGTTGGTGCCCCAGAGCACGAGAGCGCCGGTGACCTCCGGGTTGAAGTCGGCCTCGATCGGCCAGCCGAACGTGAGCGTATTCATCCAGATGCCGGGGTTCCAGCAGATCTGGCCGATGCCGACGTTGTTGGGGCTGCCGAACAGGTTCATGAAGCGATGCAGCGGCCAGTAGGTCGCATGCGGCCCCCCGATGGAGGTCGCAAGCGTCTCAGGACCGAACCTCTTGGCAAGGCCGGCGAGTCTGGCCGCGATGTCGTCTAATGCAGCTTCCCACGTGACGCGCTCCCACTCTCCGCTTCCGCGCGCACCTACACGCCTCAAGGGATAGTTGACGCGGTCGGGATGATCGAGAATCTCGACGGTCGCGCGCCAGCGCGCACAGCCCTTCTGAATGCGCGGGTCGTAGGGAAAGCGGGACGGGTCCGGCTCAACCGATACCACCCGCCCGTCCTCAACGGTCGCCGTCAATGCGCAGAGATAGCCGCAGAACCGGCAGTTCGTGGGAGCGGTCGTCACGGCCATCTAGGCCACGCTCCCTTCACACAGCTGGTCCGCCGTTGAACAGCCGGAAGCCGCCCATCCCGTGAAACACTGCGCCTGCGACAGGCGCTCGAATACGGATTCGCCCTGTTCACCCGCGAAGAGCGCCTCAAGGCTGGCCCGAACACCCGCCCATTCGATTCTGGTCCCGAAGAAGGCCTCCAGATAATGGAGAACCTCTCCCGGCTCGGAGTGCTTGGACAGCAGATACCCGCATGTCACACATGGAATCACGAGGTGATCGGCGCCGGTGGATCGGAATTCGTCGATTCGGGTGCGCCCGCGGGCCTCGTAGAGATCCGGGTCGACCGCCGAGACCATACCGCCGGAACCGCAGCACATCGTGTTCGCGTGGTGATGCTCCATCTCGACGAGTTCGCAGTCCGAAAGAATCGCCCTGACGTCGTCACCAAAGAGCCCGCATCTGTCGCGGCACGAATCGTGAACCGTCACGCGCCCGAAGTCTGCGATCCGTGCGCCCAACTGCCTCATGACCGCAGATAGGGGGACGACTTCGATGCCGCCCAATCGGCCATCGAGCTCAGCTTGGCAACCGGGGCAGGCCGTGATGACCTTCGTCGCCCCGGTCGCCGAGAAGAGCTCGGCCATGTGCTCGCGGAGCTTCTCGGCGCGGTCGGCGAGGCCGAGGCTGATGAGCGGGCTTCCGCAGCACAGGTCGGAGATCGAGACGCGCACGCCCTGCTCGGCAAGCCATTCGCACGTGCGGCGGGTGAGTTCGGGCGCATAGGTTGCCATAATGCAGCCGGGGAAGAAGACGGCCTCGCAGGACTCTCGGGTCAGATCGTGAAACGAGATCCCGTAGTCGTCGCGGTAGACGCTGAAGAGGTTAAAGTCGTGGTCGACGGCCACCGTCTCGAAGCCTTCCGTGGATAGCACGCTGTCGAGCGCCAGACTTTCCCTAGCCGCCGTCATGACCTGGTGCGCGTCAACATCGACGGGACAGTCAACGCAGCACAACCCGCACAGAGCGCACCGCAGCACGGTGTCGACGACGGTCTGATCGGCATCCGGAGACAGAATGCCACCGGCGACCGCGCTCATGCTCAGACCCGCATCGCCGAGGATGTCGCATGTTCTGGTGCAGGTGCCACACCGCAAGCAGTTTGCAGCCGCGTCGCTCAGACGAGCGACGGCGTTTTCGCGGCTCATCAGGAGTTCACTTCGCGAGCAGGTGCGCCGAGCGGCTGATCTTCCGCGGAGTCGTCCTCGTAGAGCGCGCGAAGGTTCTCGTTGACTTGGACCCAGTCGATCCACACATCGAACACCATCTCCAGGTAATGCAGCACCTCACCGGCGCGCGCTGCGTCATTGAGACGGTGGGCGCAGTTCACGCATGCGGTCACGAGGTGCTCGGCTCCGACGGCCTCGAATTCGGCCATGCGGACACGCGCGAGATCGGCGCAGCGCTGCGGATCAGCCGAGGAGACCAGTCCTCCCGATCCGCAGCAAAGGGTACAAGCCCCCGAATGCTCCATTTCGACAAGTTCGTAGCCGGAGAGAATGTCGCGTACGTCATTGCCGATCGTGAGATCGAACCTGTCCGGGCAGGAATCGTGCACGGTGAGGCGCTCGGATCCCGAGACCCGCATGCGAGCATCCTTGAGAAGCGACGAAAGCGACACGACCTCCACGTCGCCAAGCCGCCCCTTGAGCTGGTAGAAGCAGTTGGGGCATGAGGTGACGACCCGCGAGGCGCCCGTCGTCGCAAGTTCTTCCATCAGATTCGCAAGGCACTCCACTGAGCGCGCAGGAAGTCCGGCAAACGTGAGCGCAGCGCCACAGCACGAATCGATGACGCCCACTGTCGTATCCCGCCGCTCAAGCCACCCGTGTACACGGCGCACAAGCTCGGGAGAGTACGCAGACAACGCGCAGCCCGGGAAGAAGACGGTGTCGCATCGCTCGCGCGCGAGATCCTCAAACGAGATCGAGAAGCGTCGCTTGTAGTCGATGAATGCGTTGAAATCGCAGCCGGTGAAGAGGCCCTCATACCCGAGCGACGATACGACGCCGGCTTGCACAAGCACCTCTCGCGCTGCGAGCATGATCTGTTTCGAGTTCACACCCGAGGGGCACTCCACACAGCATCGGCCGCACAGATTGCAGCGTGAAACCACGTCCACGAGACCGCCGAAGTCTTCGGCAAGAACACGGCCGGCCACCTCCCCGATGGCCAGCCGCTCCTTACCAAGAAGGGCACAGGTATCCGTGCATATTCCGCATGAAGCACACTCATCGTGGGCGGCACTCAGGCTTTTGCGGGCACTTTCAATACTCATTGCGGACTTCCTTGCGTGCCGGACATAAACTTACTCCCACGCCTCCATGAACGCCTCGTCACCCTTGGGCAACCGCTCCCAGTAGCACTCCTCACCTGTGAAAAGGCGCCGGTCATCAGAATAGACAACCAAGAAGCGCAAGAAGATTCCGCCGATGATGGCGAGAACCGGAGCGAGCAGGCCAGCTGCAGCGCCGCCGAGAGCGTAGAGCCCGAGCGGCAGCACAAGCCCGACAAACACGAGCCCGCCCCAGAACGATGCCGAAAAAGAACCCGAGAGCCACCGTGAAGCGGCCCGCTTTGCGGTGGGGTTCGAGGACGTGTACATCATGATGACATAGAGCAGGATCACGATCAGTTCGAAGACGACGAGAACGATATCGAGCGTGTGCAGGGCCTCATGCACTGAGGCAACCTCCTCGGCAGTTCCGGCAAACGGCCAGATACCTGCCAGAAGTGAGTCCGCAGCCGCACCCGTGGACAACCCTGAGACCGTGAAGAGCACGGGCAGCGCGGGAGTGTTCCAGAACGGGCGGGCCTTGAGGCTCGAGAGCATGATGCCCGTGTAGAGCACGACACCCGTGGCAAGCACTAGGTCGATCCCGGCCACTACCTGCTGGAGTCCCGCCATGCCACTCCACGGGAACCATCCCGTGAAGAAGCTGAAGTTGACAGCATTGACGCCGATCAGTATCAGGAGCATCCACGCACCGAAAGTAAGAATCGCTTTCTGCGCCGAGAACACCCTCCAGAACTGCAGCGGGCGACCCAGCTCGAAGATCAGGAAGAAGCAGCCCAGCCCGACGCATGCGGCCGCCACCAGCAGTGCGAGTGCGAATACGTCACCTTTGTTGAAGAAGAGGTCGAACACGGTGGCAAGGATGGTCATGCCGCCGCCCAAGCCCCCCAGAAACAGGTAGCTCGCGATCGGCCACGCCCAGAAGTGTTTCTCTCTCATCCCTGTCCTCCTAACCCAATGATGTAGTAGACCTGCGGATCGGTGTCGAGCTCCTCCAGGAGCCTGACCGTGGCAAGCGAGTTGACCAAACGCGAGACATCGCTATTCGGATCGTCGAGATCTCCAAAGATGCGCGCACGCTGATGGCACGTCTTCACGCAGTGGGGCTCCTTGCCTTCCCTCACGCGGTCCTTGCAGAAGTTACACTTTGCGGCCACACCAAGTTCGTGGTTCATATGACGCGCGTTGTACGGACACGACTGGATGCAAGCCTTGCATCCGATGCACTTGGCGTCTTCGACCCACACGATGCCGTCGGCATCCTGCTGAGACGCGCCGGTCGGACACGCACCGACGCATGCCGGGTTGTCGCAGTGCATGCAGATGAGCGGCATGTGGTTCATGTGCACGTTGGGGTAGACCCCGACGGGCCCGTCTGTGAGAACCGGGTTGTAGATCATGTCGGTCGGCAGTTCGTTCCACGTCCTGCAGGCAACCGTGCACGAGTGGCACCCGATGCAGCGCCTGGTATCCATCACCATCGCGTATCTGGTCATTTGCGGCCCCCTTCCGTGTCCTTGTACACGCGGCACAGAAGCCCTCTGTTCGCCCAGCTGCCGCCCATCGCGTCGCAGTGCGCGTCATCGGTTGCAGTGAGCACGTTGGTGTTGGACTCCAGCGAGCCGAATGGGTCCGCACTGTCGTGCGTGCGCTCGGGGAACCACCAGCCTCTCGGCGTGAAGACGACGCGCTCGTGAATACCGTTTGTAAGGCTTGCTTTCATGCGGATACGACCGCGTAGTGTCTCGATCCAGGTCCAGTCGCCCTCGACGATACCCAGAGAAGCCGCCATCTTGGGGT from Coriobacteriia bacterium encodes the following:
- a CDS encoding 4Fe-4S dicluster domain-containing protein — translated: MTRYAMVMDTRRCIGCHSCTVACRTWNELPTDMIYNPVLTDGPVGVYPNVHMNHMPLICMHCDNPACVGACPTGASQQDADGIVWVEDAKCIGCKACIQSCPYNARHMNHELGVAAKCNFCKDRVREGKEPHCVKTCHQRARIFGDLDDPNSDVSRLVNSLATVRLLEELDTDPQVYYIIGLGGQG